The DNA window gatccCAGATACTACAGCTAGCTGGATCAAATTCTCCGCGTTAGCTTgccagagaaatgttgagcaacattatCCAACTTAGCTGATCAAATAATTGTGTTATGGTGTGAAAATTAGCTGGATAGTGAGGTCAGCCGGCTGGCTAGCAAGCATGAACGTTACATCGGATAAACTAACGTTAGTAAACGAACCAGCtcgctatagtattaactggtatacGACTTCTTGCCATTCCTCAAGTTATATTGTTAACGTAGTTGCTTACTGGACCCTGgcaatctgtgtgaaatgttaaAAACGAACTATCTATGAACTCATGTTTTCCCTCTCCAGTAACGTTGTGGTTaattttcagaatgagagaattgGATGAAAATGAGGCGTCAAGACTTGAGTGTCTTATGCAGTAAAGTCTTGacaacaaataacattggattgaTTTCTACACATTATTTAGCAGTGAGAGGTTCACATTAACCACgttttattttacacacagagactgataaTGTAGATCATAGTCTTTGTTGTTTAATTCGTTAAAACCTACCTTCCCCTATGGATATTTTAGAATTTTTCACCTTTTTGGGCCCtcaccagtttgcatccctgaATTACTCTATAAAAAGATCTGAATTGGGCTGTCTAAACACAGCCATAGAAACCTGGACATGCTCCAACTGAAATGTTCCCTCCTGTCAGCATTGATGTTGAATTACAGTAAATACAACTTTTGGTTCTCTCCCATTCCCTGTAGGTTTGTTGAACATGAGTGGAAATGAAACTCCAGCACACTGGTAACACTAGATGTGATTATAACTTCTCCTGGTGTGTTGAACCTGCCTGTGGGTGCGGTGGGGATATTCCTGGGAGGTCTACTGATGAAGTATGAGGTTGGTGTTGTTTCTGGAGCCCAGCTGTCTTTCGTCTCCTCCTTCATGGCCTACCTCCTCctactccttgctgtccccagtccacctgaccgtgctgctactccagtttcaactgttctgccttattattatacgaccatgctggtcatttatgaacatttgaacatcttggccatgttctgttataatctccacccggcacagccagaagaggactggccaccccacatagcctggttcctctctaggtttattccaaggttttggcctttctagggagtttttcctagccaccgtgcttctacacctgcattgcttgctgtttggggtattaggctgggtttctgtacagcactttgagatatcagctgatgtacgaagggctatataaagcGAACGAGTGACCTCAGTCGAACACAGACAGAAAGAAGAGGCGTTAGATAGAGGAGGTTACCCCAGATGCCATTCCTCCTGCTCATGTGAGCAAGGAAAGAGATGACAAGCCTTCTGATCAGGCCAACGGACAGGACGAAGGAGAGGTCACAGTGATTCACACCCACAAAGAAAGACAACCCACACAACCTCTTGGCTGAGATGAACCAcacagaggtagaggcagagggcCTTCAgggctagccagtcagccagcctgctCTGATCCTCAAGTCAGTTGTATTTACATTTATGTTCATTAAAGATTTTTATTCAAGATTTGAAAAGTCCCATTTACTTAATGATATCTTTTCACTGTCTGCAACCTCAAGAACCAGGGTGAGTCTGGGTCACCCTTTTCCTGGGCAAACACAACTTGCATATTGTCGTAGATTAGGTCAAAATGTTCATCTTTTAACATTGCTTGAATAAAACAATGCATTTTTTATAGTGTGCAAGAGTTGCGCTTTTTAGTTTTCTATGATGATTAAAGGTTTTGGTTGCACCGCAACTCAACGTTGGTTGAGCTCCctctgtttttgttgttgtcaaatactacttttttgttttgtttacgtGTAGTAAGTAAATTATTAAAAGCATTAAAATTGGGATGTTTCCCACTTAtttacacaacctactccacactTGCAAAGTGAACGTTTATAGAAATGTTCTGAAATTAAGTAGTAAACAGGAAAAGCAGAATTGAATCCAATTATTATAATGCAAATAATTTAATGGTCTATGGTTCAATCTCATTTCTGAAGGTCTGATGAATAACTAATattgttcctcctcttccttgtgGCAGGCGCAGCAGCACACTGCCCTCCAAAGCCTGAAAAAAAATTGCCGGACTTTCCCTTTGCATGCTGCTCTACATGGAACATCCAGTGTCACATCCTTGGTGACATGTGGGGTGACATCTGGGATGACCACAGAAACATCCTCTGgaaagggagaaaagagggacagAATGTAAACAAATGCAAACCGCAGGTTCTAAACACTGGCCAGTTGAAAGGTTCTACTAAGATGTCATGACAAACGGCACCTGTCAGTGTAACTCACCTGCTTGGATGTCAGTTGGCGGAGTGGCGAAGACGGACATCTTGAGAGTCCTTTCTTCAGGTGTGACATCCACAACCTCCAAGAGGGAAGAGAtgggctctgcctctctcttaggGGTGATGTCCACAACATTCAGGTGGAAAGAAGCCGGATCTGCCTCTTTGTTACGGATGATGTTCACAACCTCAAGGTGGGAAGAAGCTGGATCTTGCTGTGTCTTAGGGGTGATGTCCTGAACCTCCAGGTGTGAATTAGCCGGGTCTGCCTCTGTCTTAGGGGTGATTTCCACAGCCTCCAAGTGGGAACaagctctgtctgcctctgttttaGGGCCTATGTCCGCAACTTCCAGATGGGAACAGGCCGGGTCTTCCTCTGTCTTACATGTTatgtccacaacctccaggtgggaagatgccgtgtctgcctgtgtgttatgggtgatgtccacaacctcaaggTGGGAAGATGCCGTGTCTGCCTGTATGTTAtgggtgatgtccacaacctcaaggTGGGAAGATGCCGTGTCTGCCTGTATGTTAtgggtgatgtccacaacctcaaggTGGGAAGATGccgtgtctgcctgtgtgttatgggtgatgtccacaacctccaggtgggaagaTGCCGTGTCTGCCTGTATGTTAtgggtgatgtccacaacctccaggtgggaagaTGCCGTGTCTGCCTGTATGTTAtgggtgatgtccacaacctccaggtgggaagatgccgtgtctgcctgtgtgttatgggtgatgtccacaacctcaaggTGGGAAGATGCCGTGTCTGCCTGTATGTTAtgggtgatgtccacaacctcaaggTGGGAAGATGCCGTGTCTGCCTGTATGTTAtgggtgatgtccacaacctcaaggTGGGAAGATGccgtgtctgcctgtgtgttatgggtgatgtccacaacctccaggtgggaagaTGCCGTGTCTGCCTGTATGTTAtgggtgatgtccacaacctcaaggTGGGAAGAAGCAGAGTCTGCCTGTGTGTTAtgggtgatgtccacaacctcaaggTGGGAAGAAGCAGAGTCTGTTATGTtagcggtgatgtccacaacTAGGTGGGAAGACCTCTATGCTAGCGGTGATGTCCACAAAGGTGGGAAGACGCCCGTTTGCCTCTATGCtagcggtgatgtccacaacctccaggtgggaagaaTCCTGGTCTGCCTCTGTGTTAGCGTTGATATTcacaacctccaggtgggaagaagccgggtctgcctctgtgttaggAGTGACAACAACAATCCTGATAAGCTCTACTACTACAAGTCACCGAGATGTCATCACAACAGGCATCTGTCAGAGTGCTCTCTATCATTGCTTACTCACCTGCTAGAATGTCTGGAGGTGCGGTGGAGATGGCCGCGGCGACGACAGGGAGGACTGGTAAGGTGGCTGCAGGGGGCTGGAAGCAGCTCTGGACCTCGTCAGCCACAAAGGCACAGACAGATCTCACATAAAATGGGCTCTGGAGGTCATCCGTGGAGAAGGACTGACTGATTCTCCCGAGGATTGACCACACAGATTCAAAAGCCGCAGCGCGGGAGAAAGGGATTTGAGGGGAAGGGGCCTTTAACATGCTGGAGAGCTTCTCCACTACGGCCGCCACCATGCCCACAGCCATCCCGCTTACTAGGATTGGGTGCCCTGAATGGCCTTCCTTTGGCTGAATCCACAGGGCCAGGAGGAGCCTTGgcaccacctccacaaccacctgGGATGGGCTGAGCAGGTTGCTACGGGGCTCATTGGACAGCTCGCCCATAATGCTCCTTACAGCTCTTTCCACGATGCTGTGGACCTTAGGGTCGCTGAAATCAACAAAAAGGAGAATACAAAGCTAAACGATGTGCAATGTGCTCACAGAGAACACTGTCTTAGTCTGTTTCTGCATAGTTACAGATGTGTAGAtaaatggatcaagtcatatgcAGGGCAGTACATGGAACTCACATGTCAGCTGGCGAGGTGGAGTGCAAGGAGCGGCGGAGCTTGCAGACAGCCTCGTGCTCTATGTCTATCATTTTTAGGCAAGTGTTGACTTCCCATGTCTGCCGTAAAAAACAGGAAGTCCGATTAGTGAAATTTCACAACATATCTATTCTGCTGTACTAACTACTTGTTGAAAGGCTAGTAAAGAGCTCACTGACTTGTAGTATGTGTCTAACTCTTATTGTCTTACCAGCCGAGCGAGGTCATTCCCTTCCTCCAGGGTTTCCTTCCACACCCTTCAAATAAAGCACAGAGCAATTCAACTTTCCTGGCTTCCGATTTTTCTGTTGTTTATTTTACCCACACCTCTTGGAGTACTGCTGATGGCAGGGAATGGCAGTGAAGGTGAATGATGAAGTGGTACTCACCTCTCCCTAAGGGATTTTTTGCCCTGAGACACCAGCCAGTCGCTCATGTGCTCCGTGGTGACATGGTGCGGGACCTGGCCTTGACTCTGGAGCAGCAGATAGTGGACCATGAGCTTCTTCTGCAAGATGAGGTAAGGTGTGAGACAGTGCCACGAAATACCATATCATGTGCATTCTGAAGGGCCTCTCAAAACATTTCACAACTGTTCATGCATCACAATTTGCGAGTGTTATTAAGAACTCTTATGACCATCTTCTCTAAACTGTCTTGAAATACAACTCTCTTTCTGTTGTTTATGTCTTTTGGGGGATGAATCTAACCTGTTTATTGTAATATGTTTCCTCCCAGCAGGCCTGCAGAGTCTGGAAATAAAGGCTGCTTCTGCAGAATTCCTTTGAAGAGAATGACAATAATGATGCTTTGTTATGCACATTGTGCACAGGCATTTACAGTATGCTAAAATGAACATCTCCAAAGATTACCTTTGTGGGACCATAAGTGAACTCCGGAATGCACCAAACCCTATCCATGGTAAGATGGGGTAGAAACGCAGCGCTATAGATATACGAGATGCTCTAGAAATAACAGGAATAAGTTAATGTCGCGAATGATCAATTACTGTGGAGTCGTCCAATATGCTGCACTTAGAATTGAGTTGTAGGCAATGTTTGGCACAAAATAGAATGTTTACATTCTATTGCTATGGAGAAATGGAATGTGTAGAACCTTTATAAATGGGTATGCTTCTATGTCTTTATGTCTTGAAAGATTAAGCTCTTTATTTTgtcataatgtgtatatatgagGATTGGAACCTGTTTCGATTCATGACGCGAGTATCCAGCTGCATGTTGCTTAGACCTACTAATCCAACCTTGGTTTACAAGTGAAATTAATTGTTTACCAATGCCTATACAAATCTATTAACCGTATATATTTAAAGCAATGATTGTCAATTGAAAATGTGGTTGTTGTGTTATCTTGTTGTGCGCCTAGAGTGTCAGAGTCCTCTTACGTTATTCCAATATTTCCGAGCTTTGAATTGACATAAGGTACACTTTTGCAAAGCTAATCGGTTAAAAATATGTATGAATGCTAATAAACGTATGTCTTGAATTATATGCATAATCGTGTAGTTCACAACATCGCTCAGCGTGGGAACTTTTGCTGGGTGGGAAGTATCCGTTATAAGTCTCCATGGCGCGTATAGACCATCACTTCGTTGTCTTGTTGGTAATATAAAAATGCACGACAGTGCGCATTGTAAAAGTCTAACAGTTGTTTTTCTTATTGTTTCTCACAAACAGATATTTGAGAGGGGAATTTCGTGCAGTTGTACCTATGATGCACAGACACGCTAAATCTGTACAGTGTAGTTTGAAAAGTCAGTTTATATTATTTGCAGATCGAAATATGTAACATTTGAAATGAATGTGGCAGAACAGTTTCGCATAAGGTTCCTGTGGGAGTCTTCTCCTTCAGTATTTTTGCCTCCTAAGCCTCGTTTCCCATTACGTGGGATTTTCCCAGTGCCAACTTCACGTGAGATGGCCGCTGTCTACTGCCATGTGGTGCTGAATGACAGATCTCGCTTTTCCGATTTtgctgctgtccatggtgctgaaatatCCAATCTCGGCTATTTGCAAATGTATGACCAGCCAAATTTGACCCCACACATAGACACACGTTAATGGTAATCTCTCACACACTTTTGAACATTGCACAAGTGTGTTTGTTTTAATAAAGATGCGAAGAATGAAATCAATGTGTGGATGTTGATTGGACAATGTATAGGTGCTTTACAGAAGCCATTTTGTGCCATTCCCTATAGTTTGAATTTGACTGGAGTATGATCAGATTGCTTTGTTTAAGCCAGAATGGAGATTTGGTCTGAGAAACGATGCCCAATATAGCATGATAGCTGTGAAGAAGAAAACAATAAGGCCATGTTTATATGACCCCCTTTCAAAGAGTCACTCATTTATATTGTTCTtgtagatatacagtgccttcagaaagtgttcataccgcttaacttattccacattttgttttcttacagcctgaattcaaaatggatgaaattataATTGTTTATCCTTTccagctacacacaatacaccataatgacaaattgaaaacacgtttgacatttttgcaaatgtactgAAAATGATTTACATGTTTTCAcgatacatgttagaatcacctttggcagcaattaaagctttgagtctttctgggtaagtctccaagagctttgcacacttggattgTACCATATTTgcaatatacaatatatacataaccagtcaaatgtttggacacatctactctttcaagggtttttctttatttttactatttttaacattgtacaataatagtgaagacatcaaaactatgaaataacacatatggaatcatgtagcaaccaaacaaaagttaaagtaatgacggactgccGTTTCtcgttgcttatttgagctgttcttgccaaaatatggacttggtcttttaacaaatagggctatcttctgtttaccacccctaccttgtcacaacacaactgattggctcaaacgcattaagaaggaaagaaattccacaaatgaccttttaacaaaattccacaaatgaccttttaaactcatgaagctggttgagagaatgccaagactgtgcatagctgtcaccaaggcaaagggtggctactttgaagaatatcaaatataaaatatatttggatttgtttaaacggcatgatcattacataggtgcaccttgtgctgggggacaataaaaggcctctcaaaaatgtgcagttttgtcacacaacacaatgccacagatgtttcaagttttgagggagaatGCAAATGACTGTtgcagagaatttaatgttaatttctctaccataagccggggaggctttagagaatttggcagtacgtccaactggcctcacaactgcagaccacatgtaggGCAACGTGTGGACGAgtgatttgctgatgtcaacgttgtgaatagaatgccccatggtggcagttgggttatggtatgggctggCATAAGCCATGGACAGGGAACACAATTGCATTCTATCAATGACAATTTCAATGCACAGAAATACTGTGACGAGACCCCGGGGACAATTGTCATGCCactcatccgccgccatcacctcatgtttcagcatgataatccaCGGCctgcaaggatctgtacagaaATCCTGAAAGCTGAAATGGCctgcatacttaccagacatgtcaGAAAAATcaattaagcataatgattacggctctagattgcaggaaaaatcTGTTTGTAGCTAAGCAGGCCAGCGGTGTCGTAAACTGTCCCTTCATGCCTGTCCACTGATTAGTTGCTAGGAGTCATGGTCGCCAGGGGGTCAGCAAATCACAGGCAGTCAGCTTGTGTCCCAGATCCCCAACTCCTGcttctcctcccagtctcctcaACCAGAGACAGAGATCAACCTCTATCTCTGCCCATTAACTGGACTCGTGGTATAGTGTGCGTGCACAAAGTGAGTGTGTAAAATGTGTATCATTCTTGCTTGTTGTTCTTTATAGTTACTATATTGCCTATTGTAAGTTACTTCTCTGTGTTTACTTTGTTGTGTAATACTCTGCAGGTAGCTATGCCACTTATACAATCCTTCCTTTGTTAACAGTGTTGTTGCTCTACTTGTGCTATCAGTTATTGTGTATATTCATCACCCCTGTTTTCTGTCCGTTACTGAACCACTACCTTTCCATGTCCATTTCATTAGTGTGTGTCAATAATGTATCATTGAATGTAACTCAGAGGTTGCCTTCTTACCAGCCGGGGGAGGTGCTagtgcaacctggtctcagagcatttcatattattctgtatgtatatCAGAGACACCGCATttggtatgatatgttatgtatggtatgtattcatttgtgaatGTCTATCACCCATTTTTTATAATATGTTAtaaattacaattcatattatactgtatgttgtgaaTTTGCAAAACATACAACATGTTACAAATTTATGAAACGTATGATGAGAATTCTAGCTAGTTTAGGGTGTAGGGTTACGTTTAGGCGTTAGGTCacagggtaaaggttagggttaggggaaggattagctaaaagggttaaggttagtgttagggaagggattagctaacatgctaagtatttGAAAAATTAGCTAAAAATTAGTAAGTAGTTAAAAAGTTTCTAGTTAGCTAAAATTCTAAAGTTGGCCGTGATCAGATTggaactcgcaacctttgggttgctaaacATTCGTG is part of the Oncorhynchus keta strain PuntledgeMale-10-30-2019 unplaced genomic scaffold, Oket_V2 Un_contig_19147_pilon_pilon, whole genome shotgun sequence genome and encodes:
- the LOC127920357 gene encoding serine-rich adhesin for platelets-like isoform X7, with protein sequence MAVGMVAAVVEKLSSMLKAPSPHIPFSRAAAFESVWSILGRISQSFSTDDLQSPFYVRSVCAFVVDEVKSCFQPPAATLPVLPVVAAAISTAPPDILAEADPASSHLEVVNINANTEADQDSSHLEVVDITHNTQADTASSHLEVVDITHNTQADTASSHLEVVDITHNIQADTASSHLEVVDITHNIQADTASSHLEVVDITHNTQADTASSHLEVVDITCKTEEDPACSHLEVADIGPKTEADRACSHLEAVEITPKTEADPANSHLEVQDITPKTQQDPASSHLEVVNIIRNKEADPASFHLNVVDITPKREAEPISSLLEVVDVTPEERTLKMSVFATPPTDIQAEDVSVVIPDVTPHVTKDVTLDVPCRAACKGKVRQFFFRLWRAVCCCACHKEEEEQY
- the LOC127920357 gene encoding uncharacterized protein LOC127920357 isoform X6, which translates into the protein MGELSNEPRSNLLSPSQVVVEVVPRLLLALWIQPKEGHSGHPILVSGMAVGMVAAVVEKLSSMLKAPSPQIPFSRAAAFESVWSILGRISQSFSTDDLQSPFYVRSVCAFVADEVQSCFQPPAATLPVLPVVAAAISTAPPDILAEADPASSHLEVVNINANTEADQDSSHLEVVDITHNTQADTASSHLEVVDITHNTQADTASSHLEVVDITHNTQADTASSHLEVVDITCKTEEDPACSHLEVADIGPKTEADRACSHLEAVEITPKTEADPANSHLEVQDITPKTQQDPASSHLEVVNIIRNKEADPASFHLNVVDITPKREAEPISSLLEVVDVTPEERTLKMSVFATPPTDIQAEDVSVVIPDVTPHVTKDVTLDVPCRAACKGKVRQFFFRLWRAVCCCACHKEEEEQY
- the LOC127920357 gene encoding serine-rich adhesin for platelets-like isoform X5, encoding MGELSNEPRSNLLSPSQVVVEVVPRLLLALWIQPKEGHSGHPILVSGMAVGMVAAVVEKLSSMLKAPSPQIPFSRAAAFESVWSILGRISQSFSTDDLQSPFYVRSVCAFVADEVQSCFQPPAATLPVLPVVAAAISTAPPDILAEADPASSHLEVVNINANTEADQDSSHLEVVDITHNTQADTASSHLEVVDITHNTQADTASSHLEVVDITHNIQADTASSHLEVVDITHNIQADTASSHLEVVDITHNTQADTASSHLEVVDITCKTEEDPACSHLEVADIGPKTEADRACSHLEAVEITPKTEADPANSHLEVQDITPKTQQDPASSHLEVVNIIRNKEADPASFHLNVVDITPKREAEPISSLLEVVDVTPEERTLKMSVFATPPTDIQAEDVSVVIPDVTPHVTKDVTLDVPCRAACKGKVRQFFFRLWRAVCCCACHKEEEEQY
- the LOC127920357 gene encoding serine-rich adhesin for platelets-like isoform X3, whose product is MGELSNEPRSNLLSPSQVVVEVVPRLLLALWIQPKEGHSGHPILVSGMAVGMVAAVVEKLSSMLKAPSPQIPFSRAAAFESVWSILGRISQSFSTDDLQSPFYVRSVCAFVADEVQSCFQPPAATLPVLPVVAAAISTAPPDILAEADPASSHLEVVNINANTEADQDSSHLEVVDITHNTQADTASSHLEVVDITHNIQADTASSHLEVVDITHNIQADTASSHLEVVDITHNTQADTASSHLEVVDITHNTQADTASSHLEVVDITHNTQADTASSHLEVVDITCKTEEDPACSHLEVADIGPKTEADRACSHLEAVEITPKTEADPANSHLEVQDITPKTQQDPASSHLEVVNIIRNKEADPASFHLNVVDITPKREAEPISSLLEVVDVTPEERTLKMSVFATPPTDIQAEDVSVVIPDVTPHVTKDVTLDVPCRAACKGKVRQFFFRLWRAVCCCACHKEEEEQY
- the LOC127920357 gene encoding serine-rich adhesin for platelets-like isoform X1, yielding MGELSNEPRSNLLSPSQVVVEVVPRLLLALWIQPKEGHSGHPILVSGMAVGMVAAVVEKLSSMLKAPSPQIPFSRAAAFESVWSILGRISQSFSTDDLQSPFYVRSVCAFVADEVQSCFQPPAATLPVLPVVAAAISTAPPDILAEADPASSHLEVVNINANTEADQDSSHLEVVDITHNTQADTASSHLEVVDITHNIQADTASSHLEVVDITHNIQADTASSHLEVVDITHNTQADTASSHLEVVDITHNTQADTASSHLEVVDITHNIQADTASSHLEVVDITHNIQADTASSHLEVVDITHNTQADTASSHLEVVDITCKTEEDPACSHLEVADIGPKTEADRACSHLEAVEITPKTEADPANSHLEVQDITPKTQQDPASSHLEVVNIIRNKEADPASFHLNVVDITPKREAEPISSLLEVVDVTPEERTLKMSVFATPPTDIQAEDVSVVIPDVTPHVTKDVTLDVPCRAACKGKVRQFFFRLWRAVCCCACHKEEEEQY
- the LOC127920357 gene encoding serine-rich adhesin for platelets-like isoform X8, with protein sequence MAVGMVAAVVEKLSSMLKAPSPHIPFSRAAAFESVWSILGRISQSFSTDDLQSPFYVRSVCAFVVDEVKSCFQPPAATLPVLPVVAAAISTAPPDILAEADPASSHLEVVNINANTEADQDSSHLEVVDITHNTQADTASSHLEVVDITHNTQADTASSHLEVVDITHNIQADTASSHLEVVDITHNIQADTASSHLEVVDITHNTQADTASSHLEVVDITCKTEEDPACSHLEVADIGPKTEADRACSHLEAVEITPKTEADPANSHLEVQDITPKTQQDPASSHLEVVNIIRNKEADPASFHLNVVDITPKREAEPISSLLEVVDVTPEERTLKMSVFATPPTDIQAEDVSVVIPDVTPHVTKDVTLDVPCRAACKGKVRQFFFRLWRAVCCCACHKEEEEQY
- the LOC127920357 gene encoding serine-rich adhesin for platelets-like isoform X4, which produces MAVGMVAAVVEKLSSMLKAPSPHIPFSRAAAFESVWSILGRISQSFSTDDLQSPFYVRSVCAFVVDEVKSCFQPPAATLPVLPVVAAAISTAPPDILAEADPASSHLEVVNINANTEADQDSSHLEVVDITHNTQADTASSHLEVVDITHNIQADTASSHLEVVDITHNIQADTASSHLEVVDITHNTQADTASSHLEVVDITHNTQADTASSHLEVVDITHNIQADTASSHLEVVDITHNIQADTASSHLEVVDITHNTQADTASSHLEVVDITCKTEEDPACSHLEVADIGPKTEADRACSHLEAVEITPKTEADPANSHLEVQDITPKTQQDPASSHLEVVNIIRNKEADPASFHLNVVDITPKREAEPISSLLEVVDVTPEERTLKMSVFATPPTDIQAEDVSVVIPDVTPHVTKDVTLDVPCRAACKGKVRQFFFRLWRAVCCCACHKEEEEQY
- the LOC127920357 gene encoding serine-rich adhesin for platelets-like isoform X2 → MGELSNEPRSNLLSPSQVVVEVVPRLLLALWIQPKEGHSGHPILVSGMAVGMVAAVVEKLSSMLKAPSPQIPFSRAAAFESVWSILGRISQSFSTDDLQSPFYVRSVCAFVADEVQSCFQPPAATLPVLPVVAAAISTAPPDILAEADPASSHLEVVNINANTEADQDSSHLEVVDITHNTQADTASSHLEVVDITHNIQADTASSHLEVVDITHNIQADTASSHLEVVDITHNTQADTASSHLEVVDITHNTQADTASSHLEVVDITHNIQADTASSHLEVVDITHNIQADTASSHLEVVDITHNTQADTASSHLEVVDITCKTEEDPACSHLEVADIGPKTEADRACSHLEAVEITPKTEADPANSHLEVQDITPKTQQDPASSHLEVVNIIRNKEADPASFHLNVVDITPKREAEPISSLLEVVDVTPEERTLKMSVFATPPTDIQAEDVAVVIPDVTPHVTKDVTLDVPCRAACKGKVRQFFFRLWRAVCCCACHKEEEEQY